The following nucleotide sequence is from Gammaproteobacteria bacterium.
CGGTTTAATTCCTCCACTTTCTGCACAAGGTGCGCTTCGACTTCTTGGCGCGTGGTTATATCGCGAATCGCTGCCGTCACGAGTGTTCCCTCGGCGTTCTCCAGCGGGCTCAACATGATCTCGATCGGAAACGCGCTGCCATCCTTCCGCCGTCCGATGAGCTCGATCCCCGTACCGATCTGCTGCGCCAGCGCGTCTGCCGCGGATCGAAGATCGTCCGCGACCAGCCGTTCCGCGAAGCCCTCTGGAATGATATTGTTTACCTGCTGTCCTACGAGCTCGTCGCGGCGGTATCCAAACTGTTTCTCCGCTTGAAGATTCAGCAGGACGATCTCCCCGCCCTCGTTTACCACCACCATCGCATCCGGCGCCGCCTCCAGGAGCCAGCGGTATTTGCCCTCCATCTGCGCCAGATGCTTCTCCGCATCCTTGCGCGTGGTGATGTCGCGCAGGTAGGCGATGAACACGGGCTGGTCTGTGACCAGGGCGGGCGTAATCGCCAGCTCGATCGGAAACTCGCTGCCGTCGGCGCGCATCGCGGTAATTTCGAAGCGCGTGCCGAGCACGACAGCCTTGCCGGTTGGCAGATAGCGCGCCATGCCGCGCTCGTGCGCTTCGCGTAGCGCTGGCGGGATGATGGTTTCGGCGACGGTTTTGCCGATCACCGCTGTGCGGCTGTAGCCGAAGTTTTGTTCCGCGGCTGGATTCAAATCGATGATGCGGCCCTGATGGTCGGCCATGATGATGCA
It contains:
- a CDS encoding PAS domain S-box protein encodes the protein MDAALDCIIMADHQGRIIDLNPAAEQNFGYSRTAVIGKTVAETIIPPALREAHERGMARYLPTGKAVVLGTRFEITAMRADGSEFPIELAITPALVTDQPVFIAYLRDITTRKDAEKHLAQMEGKYRWLLEAAPDAMVVVNEGGEIVLLNLQAEKQFGYRRDELVGQQVNNIIPEGFAERLVADDLRSAADALAQQIGTGIELIGRRKDGSAFPIEIMLSPLENAEGTLVTAAIRDITTRQEVEAHLVQKVEELNR